The Melanotaenia boesemani isolate fMelBoe1 chromosome 17, fMelBoe1.pri, whole genome shotgun sequence genome segment tatttttgtgtttttatgtgttttggcAAAGCCTCATAAGTCTGGGTGGCGCAGCCGAGGAGTATAATTCTGGACAGAGGCAGATGTGTGATGATAGTGTCACATGGCAGTGGGGTGGGGTCAGTGGGGGGGATTAACATTaagtgtgggtgtgtgttattaaatgtttaagaGTCACCAAAACTTGACTGCAGGTGCAGAGAGGTTGAGCCTCTATGTGACCCAGGCATCCAATCTCATGCGCTTTATGTTCCCTCCCTCCTGCTCTGGGTCATTTGACACCCTAAGGAGCTCAGCACTGGTACCGCCGGTCGTGCTTCCACCACTACCGCCGCCACCTCCACCTGTGCCACCGCCGCCTGCAGCGCTGGCGTCATCGCGATCGCTGCCTTCAAAGGAGCTTGCGTTGCTGCTTACACTGTCTGCAGGTGAACGGCCAGTCGGGGGCTCCAGGCACAGCAGTGAGCCAGGGTACTGGGGTGGAGTGGTCAGGATGGCTCCTCCTGAGGTTGAGGACGGCGTGGTTGAAGATGGAGGACGACAGGGGGTGCTGCGATCCCGGCCAGGTGAGACAGGCTCTGACTTTATGCTCACACTGGAGTTTGTGTTGACGGTTAGCATGGCACCTTGATGTATGTTGGTCACCGGTCTGAGAAGAGGTtcacaaagacaggaaaaaaatggaagGAAGATAAGGGGTGGAACAAAGAGGAAagcaaaaaatgaataaattacaaatatttagcCACTAGACAAAAACGCATGATTTAAAGAAGGCCACTCATGTCAAGACAGAACCCAACATTACAGAGCACAGCACCAACAGGAAAAAGCAACACTTGATTATTCAAGAACAATCTTTTGTTGTAGCCTTTTAAAAGCAGAAGTAACACCccaactgctcccaaaagatcAACAGAACAGCCTGAAAGCATGAAATGATCAGTGTGTGACAGGGTGGTGTGCAATGAGTCAGCTGTGATGtgaagaaacaaaatgaaaaaacaaaaaataatctcATGTTAGAGAACACGGCAGAAACCAGAACTACGTCTCTTTCCTGTGTAACATGCTTAGAGGGAGGCAGCCAAAAGCGCACAGACACACAGGAAAAGGGAAGTGTGATACAGTACCGGCCCAACCACTCATCTCTACCCAAGAGCAGGTTGGACGGAGAACCAACACTGtgggaagaaaacaaaatgttggaGCCCAAACCAAAGGAACAGGTGGATTAGAAGGCATGTGTGGAGAAAGGTGTGAAACATTATTGCacgcatgtttttgttttgtttcttgtttcaaACAACAGCAATAATGTTCTTCTTTAGAAACAATTTTTGTTTGCAGCACACCACGAATGAGACATGACAAGATTGTTTTCTGATCTACAAACACAGTTTGCGGAGCATTTATACAGATGTGTTCATCAGGACAGTGGCATTGTGTGTGTACAGTGGCtattaaaaatcaaaatctgTGCTACAGTTATTGCAAAAAAACCATAAACATCTAGGCTAGGCTTTACCTCCTAAGTAAGAGACTGAGtgtaaaaacatgcatgcatacaaaTCACAGggttttgtgttgtttactgttcaaatttgcagcatttttatCATTCTAAGCTTCATGATTTTCTTCTtgcatgtgtttatttgtgcatGTTTCAGAGATGCAGAATAAAATACGAGTGAAGAATTTGCAGTTTGATTATTTAAAGCCATTTACATGActtcagcaagaaaaaaaaagcatacagTGTAACGTTAGCTGACTAAAGCCCTTTTTAGACATGAGACACACAATATGCACGGTTTCATCAACCCGttaaagcagcagcattcaGTCATAGGTCAATTTTCCATTAATGTACTTCATGCTTTATGCAGATGTTCCTTTAAAAAGTGACAAAGAGCCAGAGTCTGCATGCAATAATTTGCAATTCGACTGAGACTAGACAGTAAATCAaataagttattaaaataaaagtccTTACACATGTATTGTAGAGCCACAGTTTTGTCATGTATCCCATA includes the following:
- the LOC121656935 gene encoding myocyte-specific enhancer factor 2A-like isoform X1, with the translated sequence MWGVDKQCSELSSQVSSLAANLSVGSPSNLLLGRDEWLGRPVTNIHQGAMLTVNTNSSVSIKSEPVSPGRDRSTPCRPPSSTTPSSTSGGAILTTPPQYPGSLLCLEPPTGRSPADSVSSNASSFEGSDRDDASAAGGGGTGGGGGGSGGSTTGGTSAELLRVSNDPEQEGGNIKRMRLDAWVT
- the LOC121656935 gene encoding myocyte-specific enhancer factor 2D homolog isoform X2; protein product: MWGVDKQCSELSSQVSSLAANLRPVTNIHQGAMLTVNTNSSVSIKSEPVSPGRDRSTPCRPPSSTTPSSTSGGAILTTPPQYPGSLLCLEPPTGRSPADSVSSNASSFEGSDRDDASAAGGGGTGGGGGGSGGSTTGGTSAELLRVSNDPEQEGGNIKRMRLDAWVT